In Aquiflexum balticum DSM 16537, a single genomic region encodes these proteins:
- a CDS encoding DUF932 domain-containing protein: protein MAHNIHKDHITGKHSFFSVKEKAWHGLGQVVSDYPTSKEAIQFAGLDFEVAKTPLFTGPVPQESEGIPQEKDILIHTHFATMRMDSHAVLGVVGKDYQVVQNTDAFAFFDSIVGGEGILYETAGALGNGERIFITAKLPDYIRVGTDDIIEKYLFLTTSHDGSGSITAAFTPIRIVCNNTLNAALKNKSNAIRIRHTSGAKERLETAHRVMGMSNIFSDQLEGIFNRWAKVRISDPEVKKLIQLAMCPNRETLGNLKAGNDDELSTLFKNTCNEVYEYAFSNPSQQAETTKGTVFGAYNAVTGYYQNIRKYRDGESKLKSLLLGGTGQVRSQKAFDLCEAFAKSGSDALVLN from the coding sequence ATGGCACATAACATTCATAAAGACCATATCACAGGCAAACACAGTTTCTTTTCGGTAAAGGAAAAAGCATGGCACGGACTCGGACAGGTAGTTTCGGACTACCCCACCAGCAAAGAGGCCATTCAGTTTGCAGGACTTGATTTTGAGGTGGCAAAAACACCTTTGTTCACAGGACCAGTCCCACAGGAATCAGAGGGCATCCCACAGGAAAAAGATATCCTAATCCATACCCACTTTGCAACCATGCGCATGGACAGCCATGCAGTATTGGGCGTAGTTGGAAAGGATTATCAGGTGGTACAGAATACCGATGCATTTGCATTCTTTGACAGTATTGTGGGCGGTGAGGGCATACTCTATGAAACAGCGGGAGCGCTCGGCAATGGGGAAAGGATTTTCATCACTGCCAAACTTCCCGATTACATCCGTGTGGGCACTGATGATATCATTGAAAAATACCTTTTCCTGACCACCAGCCACGATGGTAGCGGGAGCATCACCGCAGCATTTACCCCCATCAGGATAGTCTGCAACAATACCCTGAACGCTGCGCTGAAAAACAAAAGCAACGCCATAAGGATCCGCCACACCTCAGGCGCAAAGGAAAGGCTTGAAACGGCCCATAGGGTCATGGGCATGAGCAATATTTTCTCTGACCAGTTGGAAGGGATTTTCAACAGGTGGGCAAAAGTCAGGATCAGCGATCCTGAAGTAAAAAAACTCATTCAGCTTGCCATGTGTCCCAACAGGGAAACCCTTGGGAACCTAAAGGCAGGAAATGATGATGAACTCTCGACCCTGTTCAAAAATACCTGTAATGAGGTTTATGAATATGCCTTTTCCAATCCCAGCCAACAGGCAGAAACCACCAAAGGAACGGTTTTCGGGGCATACAATGCGGTTACGGGTTATTACCAGAATATCAGGAAGTACAGGGACGGAGAGTCCAAACTTAAATCCCTTTTACTTGGAGGCACGGGACAGGTAAGATCACAGAAAGCCTTTGATCTCTGTGAAGCCTTTGCAAAATCAGGTTCAGATGCTTTGGTCCTGAATTGA
- a CDS encoding single-stranded DNA-binding protein, with protein MVITGRLTADAETAELKDGRKVVNFRMAINDRYRTKSGETMELTSFVSCSYWISAGVAKILKKGALVELFGRLDADAYIDREGNPVGRLNFHVNNIKLLAGSRKQDPLGDRPLERISEDSTGISLEEAKDDLPF; from the coding sequence ATGGTAATCACTGGAAGACTGACGGCGGATGCAGAGACCGCCGAACTCAAGGACGGAAGGAAAGTAGTCAACTTCCGCATGGCAATCAATGACAGGTACCGGACCAAATCCGGGGAAACAATGGAGCTGACAAGCTTTGTAAGCTGCTCCTATTGGATCAGTGCTGGAGTAGCTAAAATTCTCAAAAAAGGCGCACTGGTGGAACTCTTCGGGAGGCTTGATGCGGATGCCTACATAGACAGGGAAGGAAACCCTGTGGGAAGGCTCAATTTTCATGTCAACAACATCAAATTGCTCGCAGGGTCGAGAAAACAGGATCCCCTTGGTGACAGGCCGCTGGAAAGGATTTCTGAGGATTCCACAGGAATTTCATTGGAGGAAGCCAAAGACGACCTCCCATTCTGA
- a CDS encoding restriction endonuclease: MKMYLSDSNEKLIRKFIEQNFQELNVENIRVKLIDWQNNSDRIFEEIGKLKAIIEKKQFSKINSSKFGKYLASELAETEYRIFEKKIASSKVRSEENIARVILDYLGDDYIQKKDLVKRYLNDKSYYYSSEKSMLKFLEEISNKIKLERLESKLKVKNPALGKTQIEDLDKMTGVEFERFLKTFFERRGFLVTTTKISNDQGCDLILTKLGEKTSVQAKRYMGTIGNDAIQQVVASVKYYKCDLALVITTSKYTKAAQKLAEANYVELWDREILAKKLKE; this comes from the coding sequence ATGAAAATGTATCTAAGCGATTCAAACGAAAAACTCATCCGAAAATTCATTGAACAGAATTTCCAGGAATTGAATGTTGAAAATATACGAGTAAAGTTAATTGATTGGCAAAATAATTCTGATAGGATTTTTGAAGAGATTGGGAAACTTAAGGCTATTATTGAAAAAAAGCAGTTTTCAAAAATCAACTCTTCAAAATTCGGTAAATATCTGGCAAGTGAATTGGCTGAAACCGAATACAGGATATTCGAAAAAAAAATTGCCTCCTCAAAAGTCAGATCTGAGGAAAATATTGCAAGGGTAATTTTGGATTATTTGGGTGATGATTATATCCAAAAGAAAGATTTGGTCAAGAGGTATCTAAATGATAAATCTTACTACTACTCGTCAGAAAAGTCTATGCTGAAATTTCTGGAGGAAATAAGTAATAAAATCAAATTGGAAAGGCTGGAATCTAAATTGAAGGTAAAAAATCCTGCCTTGGGAAAAACTCAGATAGAAGATTTGGATAAAATGACCGGAGTAGAATTTGAGCGTTTTTTAAAAACATTTTTTGAAAGACGGGGATTTTTAGTCACTACCACCAAAATTTCAAATGACCAGGGATGTGATCTGATCCTGACAAAACTTGGGGAAAAAACCAGTGTGCAGGCAAAAAGATATATGGGGACAATTGGAAATGATGCAATCCAACAGGTTGTGGCTTCTGTCAAATATTACAAATGTGACCTTGCTTTAGTGATTACCACAAGTAAATATACCAAAGCCGCCCAGAAATTGGCTGAAGCCAATTATGTTGAACTGTGGGACAGAGAGATTTTGGCGAAGAAATTAAAGGAATAG
- a CDS encoding LytR/AlgR family response regulator transcription factor translates to MVNSIASPNNKFSPGFFSILYASIISAHLIISIGEERNLLELILSKDYFFSLALIGTAAFVVVVYVAWIDSNLNRFYDWREKFLERIFYQIVLALVLPAFLVYVLTAFVHYLLETGIRESGFLVIKFPVSFLLLFIINLVLVIAYLVNKLLADDGQEHIKPFIWVHKSGRNIPISHEEIAYIFHKGQYNYLRTFSGQDFMISHTLDEMQHKLPGTEFFRANRQVIINISACSHYETIEFGKLRLEIKPDFDSAVIVSQKRARDFKKWAGKP, encoded by the coding sequence ATGGTCAATTCCATCGCTTCTCCGAATAACAAGTTCAGCCCCGGATTCTTTTCAATACTTTATGCTTCCATCATTTCAGCCCACCTGATCATAAGCATTGGAGAAGAAAGAAACCTACTGGAATTGATCCTGAGCAAAGATTATTTTTTTTCTCTTGCACTTATAGGTACGGCAGCCTTTGTTGTTGTTGTTTATGTTGCATGGATTGACAGTAATCTCAACCGTTTCTATGATTGGAGAGAAAAATTCCTTGAAAGGATATTTTACCAAATTGTTTTGGCATTGGTTCTACCCGCATTTCTGGTGTATGTCCTAACAGCTTTTGTACATTATCTCCTTGAAACAGGGATCAGGGAATCGGGGTTTTTGGTGATAAAATTTCCAGTTTCCTTTCTTCTTTTGTTTATTATAAACCTGGTACTGGTTATCGCCTATCTGGTAAACAAGCTGTTGGCTGACGATGGGCAGGAACACATCAAGCCATTTATTTGGGTACATAAATCCGGAAGGAATATACCTATCAGCCATGAGGAGATTGCTTACATCTTTCACAAAGGCCAGTATAATTACCTGCGCACTTTCTCAGGTCAGGATTTTATGATCAGCCATACTTTGGATGAGATGCAGCATAAACTTCCCGGAACTGAATTTTTCAGGGCAAACAGACAAGTCATCATCAACATCAGTGCATGCAGCCATTATGAAACAATAGAATTCGGAAAACTCAGACTGGAAATAAAGCCGGATTTTGACAGTGCTGTAATTGTTAGTCAGAAAAGGGCCAGGGATTTTAAGAAATGGGCAGGGAAGCCCTGA
- a CDS encoding RteC domain-containing protein, whose product MEEYIKALHDKMKESIRISSLTAANGIQSAHASLEAVREILSELYTFMDTQDFFDKEIEVRFYKELLPQFRSEQFYYEDLVFIETNRPLGTKKQTIRYFSGLLKEKELFFRRNNFLYRYYCLGRNDLDEELFSKKETQLFRSPLFGTEKEYLSDCSTTLSLIMANERISAFLKKSIRELETGKNETSVPKSHMLWTDSKAALIELAYALHSRGSVNQGKSDVKSIIQILEETFNVETGNFYRTFQSMRIRKKNRTVYLDNLKDSLEKRMDEADME is encoded by the coding sequence ATGGAAGAATATATCAAAGCACTTCATGACAAAATGAAAGAATCCATAAGGATCTCCAGTCTGACTGCCGCTAACGGTATACAGTCTGCCCATGCCTCCCTTGAAGCAGTCCGGGAGATACTTTCAGAATTGTACACTTTTATGGACACTCAGGATTTCTTTGATAAAGAAATAGAAGTTAGGTTTTATAAAGAATTATTGCCCCAGTTCCGCTCGGAACAGTTTTACTATGAAGACCTCGTCTTTATAGAAACCAACAGACCCCTTGGAACCAAGAAACAGACCATCAGGTATTTTTCAGGACTGCTGAAGGAAAAGGAGCTTTTTTTCAGAAGAAACAATTTCCTGTACAGGTATTATTGTTTGGGAAGGAACGACCTGGACGAAGAGCTGTTTTCAAAAAAAGAAACACAGTTGTTTAGGTCCCCGCTATTTGGAACCGAAAAGGAATATCTGTCGGACTGCAGCACTACACTTTCCCTGATCATGGCCAATGAAAGGATTTCTGCATTCCTCAAAAAAAGTATCAGGGAGCTTGAAACAGGAAAGAATGAAACTTCAGTCCCCAAATCCCATATGCTGTGGACGGATTCCAAGGCGGCCCTGATCGAACTTGCCTATGCCCTTCACAGCAGGGGTTCGGTCAATCAGGGCAAAAGCGATGTGAAATCCATCATCCAGATACTAGAAGAAACCTTCAATGTGGAAACTGGGAATTTTTACAGGACCTTTCAGAGCATGCGCATCCGTAAAAAAAACCGGACTGTTTACCTGGACAACCTGAAGGACAGTCTGGAAAAACGAATGGATGAGGCGGATATGGAATAA
- a CDS encoding DUF4134 domain-containing protein, whose amino-acid sequence MKGRKKIGFMAVMLLMLLFVVSEAQAQDGLAGINEANRQVRSYFLAGTNLMYGVGALLGLIGAVKVYQKWNAGDPDTGKVAAAWFGSCVFLVVVATVISSFFGI is encoded by the coding sequence ATGAAAGGAAGAAAGAAAATAGGATTCATGGCAGTAATGCTTTTGATGCTGCTGTTTGTGGTCAGTGAAGCACAGGCGCAGGACGGACTTGCGGGGATCAATGAGGCCAACAGGCAGGTAAGGAGTTATTTTCTGGCAGGTACAAACCTGATGTACGGAGTAGGCGCTTTGCTTGGCCTTATCGGTGCGGTAAAGGTTTACCAGAAATGGAATGCAGGTGATCCTGATACGGGAAAAGTTGCTGCGGCATGGTTTGGAAGCTGCGTGTTTTTAGTGGTAGTGGCCACGGTCATCAGTTCATTCTTCGGTATCTGA
- a CDS encoding DUF4133 domain-containing protein, translating into MAVSIYKINKGVNKSIEFKGLKAQYIWYLGGGVIALMILFAGMYLIGINQWICITIISVLGVFLVMKIYAMSSKYGEYGMMKMLARKSLPNSLRCRGREDFIQ; encoded by the coding sequence GTGGCAGTAAGCATATACAAGATCAATAAAGGTGTCAACAAGAGCATTGAGTTCAAAGGATTGAAGGCACAGTATATCTGGTACCTGGGAGGCGGAGTCATTGCATTGATGATTCTTTTTGCAGGGATGTACCTGATAGGGATCAATCAATGGATTTGTATAACCATCATTTCAGTTCTTGGAGTATTTCTGGTCATGAAAATCTATGCAATGAGCTCAAAATACGGGGAATACGGAATGATGAAAATGTTGGCCCGGAAAAGCTTACCTAATTCGCTCAGATGCAGAGGTAGAGAGGATTTTATCCAGTAA